The following are encoded in a window of Brevibacillus sp. DP1.3A genomic DNA:
- a CDS encoding zinc metallopeptidase, with the protein MFFHPMDFLILIAFGLSLWAQFRVKGTFNKFAEVPTSSGITGAEAARRMLDANGLTNVPVQHIPGTLTDHYDPTDRVVRLSDPVYFGNSIASLSVACHEVGHAIQHKVSYPMLVARHRIFPVVNLVSGVAPLLLLAGFFFKMAGLLLIGIIFFSGAVAFQLVTLPVEFNASSRAKELMLKMGFIRNEEERGASKVLGAAALTYVAAALISVLELAKYIMIFRSSDD; encoded by the coding sequence ATGTTTTTCCATCCTATGGATTTCCTGATTCTGATTGCATTCGGACTGTCGCTCTGGGCACAGTTCCGTGTGAAAGGAACTTTTAACAAATTCGCTGAAGTTCCTACCTCCTCCGGTATTACCGGTGCTGAGGCCGCCCGCCGCATGCTCGATGCGAACGGCTTGACGAACGTTCCTGTTCAACATATCCCAGGTACATTGACTGACCACTACGACCCGACTGACCGTGTCGTACGCCTGTCTGATCCTGTATACTTCGGCAACTCGATTGCCTCTCTGTCCGTTGCTTGTCACGAGGTTGGCCATGCGATTCAGCACAAGGTCTCGTACCCAATGCTGGTAGCACGTCATCGAATTTTCCCAGTAGTCAACCTGGTGTCCGGTGTGGCGCCGTTGCTGCTGTTGGCTGGCTTCTTCTTTAAAATGGCTGGACTCTTGCTCATCGGAATTATCTTCTTCTCCGGAGCAGTTGCCTTCCAACTCGTCACTCTGCCTGTCGAGTTTAACGCAAGCAGCCGTGCGAAAGAACTGATGCTTAAAATGGGCTTCATCCGCAATGAAGAAGAGCGTGGCGCAAGCAAAGTCCTGGGCGCAGCCGCTCTGACGTACGTAGCTGCCGCTCTGATCTCTGTTCTGGAGTTGGCGAAATACATCATGATTTTCCGTAGCTCTGACGACTAA
- a CDS encoding pyrroline-5-carboxylate reductase, with the protein MRIGIIGLGSMGQMLVKSLCKSGVIQPEHITVFNRTREKAENLQASHGILIAESAQEVCNQANLVFLCTKPLDILPVLRALSIPESVHIVSVAAGVSLDDLETVHAGAVSKVIPTVTSQELHGVSLFTCSSRTSAEDRNELLTLLSSISQSQEVSEVEIETATILTSSAPGLIAGILDSFAQAAVRKTPELDLDTARSMLVETMLGTALLLKNEQLSFDQLIERVATKGGITEEGLRVLDKTLPSGFDELFAMTESKHTALKILVQQQIKA; encoded by the coding sequence ATGCGAATTGGAATCATTGGACTAGGCAGTATGGGTCAAATGCTGGTGAAATCACTCTGTAAAAGCGGTGTGATCCAGCCCGAGCATATCACCGTCTTCAATCGAACAAGAGAAAAGGCTGAAAATCTGCAAGCATCGCATGGCATTCTCATAGCTGAAAGTGCGCAAGAGGTGTGCAACCAGGCAAATCTGGTCTTTCTCTGCACAAAGCCACTGGATATCCTGCCTGTACTGCGTGCGTTATCTATCCCTGAAAGTGTACATATCGTTTCTGTGGCAGCAGGTGTTAGCCTCGATGATTTGGAAACCGTTCATGCTGGTGCCGTAAGCAAGGTAATTCCTACAGTCACTTCGCAAGAACTGCATGGTGTATCGTTATTTACATGCAGCAGTCGAACAAGTGCAGAGGATCGCAATGAGCTACTCACTCTCCTGTCTTCCATTAGTCAATCACAGGAAGTGTCCGAGGTCGAGATCGAAACAGCAACGATCCTCACCAGCAGCGCACCAGGACTGATCGCAGGGATTCTTGACTCGTTCGCGCAGGCAGCCGTTCGCAAAACACCAGAGCTTGACCTCGATACTGCGAGAAGCATGCTGGTGGAAACGATGCTGGGAACCGCTCTTTTGCTCAAAAACGAACAGCTTAGCTTCGACCAGCTGATTGAACGTGTTGCTACCAAAGGTGGCATTACCGAGGAAGGCTTGCGTGTTCTTGACAAGACGCTTCCTTCTGGATTTGACGAGTTGTTTGCCATGACAGAATCCAAGCACACTGCTTTGAAAATACTTGTCCAACAACAAATAAAAGCATAA
- a CDS encoding NAD(P)-dependent oxidoreductase translates to MIIGWIGLGNMGIPMASNLLAAGYDVRVWNRTPGKAAPLVALGAKETATLSQLVSQSDVLFTMVSDDDAVKAIYTGSDGLLSLPVQGKLAVDMSTISPDTSRFLAEQAKQAGLRFLDAPVSGSVGPAKEGKLVIMVGGEQADYDVAKPMLDKLGKAAFYLGPNGAGTSAKLAINLLLGITVQGVSETLLFARSLGIGTEQMLDIISESAVGTPLIRGKAASILSDDYPAAFALKHMAKDLRLAHEAGVSTPLAESVNATYRHALESGLGELDLMAILRHLGEK, encoded by the coding sequence ATGATCATCGGTTGGATTGGTTTGGGAAACATGGGCATTCCAATGGCCAGCAATCTGTTAGCTGCAGGCTACGACGTACGTGTTTGGAATCGTACACCAGGAAAAGCTGCACCATTGGTGGCATTGGGTGCGAAAGAGACTGCGACTTTGTCCCAGCTGGTATCACAAAGCGATGTACTGTTCACCATGGTAAGCGACGATGATGCCGTAAAAGCAATCTATACAGGCTCAGATGGTCTCTTGAGTCTTCCCGTGCAAGGTAAGCTGGCGGTGGACATGAGCACCATTTCACCGGATACTTCCCGTTTTCTTGCCGAGCAGGCCAAACAGGCTGGGCTGCGCTTTCTCGATGCACCTGTCTCTGGCAGTGTAGGACCTGCAAAAGAAGGGAAGCTCGTCATCATGGTAGGCGGCGAGCAAGCGGATTATGACGTAGCCAAGCCGATGCTGGACAAGCTAGGCAAAGCAGCATTTTATCTAGGACCAAACGGTGCTGGCACATCTGCCAAGCTGGCGATCAATCTGTTACTTGGCATTACGGTACAAGGTGTCTCTGAGACATTGCTGTTCGCTCGCTCTCTCGGCATTGGCACAGAACAGATGCTGGACATCATTTCCGAGAGCGCCGTGGGAACCCCTTTAATCCGCGGAAAAGCAGCCTCGATCCTCTCTGACGACTATCCGGCTGCCTTTGCCCTGAAGCATATGGCCAAAGACCTTCGACTAGCGCATGAAGCAGGCGTTTCTACACCTTTGGCGGAATCTGTTAATGCCACCTATCGTCATGCACTGGAATCAGGACTGGGAGAGCTCGATTTGATGGCGATTCTGCGTCACCTCGGTGAAAAATAG
- a CDS encoding flavodoxin family protein, with the protein MNILVLHGSSRDAGNTEQLTNLALEGVPHTSIRLREKNIRPIHDQRHDEGGFDAVADDYDEVTEAVLAHDFLIFSTPIYWYGMSGHMKNYVDRWSQSLRDKRYSFKESLGQKQAYVITTGGDQPRLKGLPLIQQFQYVFSFVGMPFAGYMIGEGNKPGDVLSDQRAVEEAKIFNAWLKAKQ; encoded by the coding sequence ATGAACATTCTCGTATTGCATGGAAGCTCAAGAGACGCAGGGAATACGGAGCAATTGACAAATCTAGCGTTGGAAGGCGTACCGCACACCAGTATCCGTCTGCGGGAGAAAAACATTCGCCCGATTCACGACCAAAGGCATGACGAGGGAGGCTTCGATGCAGTCGCGGATGATTACGATGAAGTGACGGAAGCGGTGCTCGCCCATGATTTTCTGATTTTCTCTACGCCGATCTATTGGTACGGTATGTCGGGGCACATGAAAAATTATGTAGATCGCTGGTCGCAGAGCTTGCGTGACAAGCGTTATTCCTTCAAAGAATCTCTCGGGCAAAAGCAGGCGTATGTCATTACGACTGGTGGAGACCAGCCCAGATTGAAGGGACTGCCATTGATTCAGCAGTTTCAGTATGTTTTTTCTTTTGTCGGAATGCCATTTGCGGGCTATATGATCGGAGAAGGCAACAAACCTGGTGATGTATTGTCAGATCAACGGGCAGTAGAGGAAGCAAAGATTTTTAATGCGTGGCTGAAGGCCAAACAATAG